A single region of the Plectropomus leopardus isolate mb unplaced genomic scaffold, YSFRI_Pleo_2.0 unplaced_scaffold23395, whole genome shotgun sequence genome encodes:
- the LOC121966177 gene encoding regulator of G-protein signaling 7-binding protein A-like, producing MCSAPYGRKKRPRSAGSIFPVSKVAQTELERRESTEGAVDGSRMTVQEFNTLVALYREQVISVGEISIDCPSLRAQMHHTRSKGCSMARAAHQDLTVISVSG from the exons atgtgttctGCACCGTACGGGCGGAAGAAGCGCCCAAGGTCTGCAGGGAGCATTTTTCCCGTCAGCAAAGTGGCGCAGACGGAGCTGGAGCGCAGAGAGAGCACGGAGGGGGCCGTGGACGGCAGCAGGATG acaGTGCAGGAATTTAACACCCTGGTCGCGCTGTACCGGGAGCAGGTCATCTCCGTCGGGGAGATCTCCATCGACTGTCCGTCTCTGCGGGCTCAGATGCACCACACGCGGTCCAAAGGATGCTCCATGGCCCGGGCTGCACACCAGGACCTCACCGTCATCTCAGTTTCAGGGTAG